The Candidatus Dormiibacterota bacterium genome has a segment encoding these proteins:
- the ubiE gene encoding bifunctional demethylmenaquinone methyltransferase/2-methoxy-6-polyprenyl-1,4-benzoquinol methylase UbiE has translation MHSSHATRSSAKSVHVREMFARIAPRYDVANRVLTAGLDEAWRRRAIALLAPPQGGRVLDLCCGTGDVVFHLLRTDPTLRVTGIDFCTPMLDGARARAAREARGAPDFVEADVTELPFADDTFDGATMAFSLRNVVDIDEVLREVLRVLRPGARFVNLDVSKPRNRLWRRLFGFYFYGVVPVLGGLVGGSRQAYAYLPSSLTHHPDAPHLREHFERAGFEQARYVPLMGGAIAVHMGAKPV, from the coding sequence ATGCACTCTTCCCACGCGACGCGCTCCAGCGCCAAGTCGGTCCACGTCCGCGAGATGTTCGCGCGCATCGCCCCGCGCTACGATGTTGCGAACCGCGTCCTCACGGCCGGGCTCGACGAAGCCTGGCGCCGCCGCGCGATCGCTCTGCTCGCGCCCCCTCAGGGCGGACGCGTGCTCGATCTCTGCTGCGGCACGGGCGACGTCGTCTTCCACCTGCTGCGCACCGATCCGACGCTGCGCGTCACCGGCATCGACTTCTGCACGCCGATGCTCGACGGCGCCCGCGCGCGCGCCGCGCGTGAAGCTCGCGGTGCGCCCGATTTCGTAGAGGCCGACGTCACCGAGCTTCCCTTCGCCGACGACACGTTCGACGGCGCCACCATGGCGTTCAGCCTGCGCAACGTCGTGGACATCGACGAGGTGCTGCGCGAGGTGCTGCGCGTATTGCGGCCCGGCGCGCGCTTCGTCAATCTCGACGTCAGCAAGCCCCGCAATCGTCTTTGGCGGCGTCTCTTCGGGTTCTACTTCTACGGCGTCGTGCCGGTCCTCGGCGGCCTGGTCGGGGGATCCCGGCAAGCCTATGCGTATCTTCCAAGCTCGCTCACGCATCATCCCGACGCGCCGCATCTGCGGGAGCACTTCGAGCGCGCCGGCTTCGAGCAGGCGCGGTACGTGCCGCTCATGGGTGGCGCCATCGCGGTGCACATGGGGGCCAAGCCGGTATGA
- the tatC gene encoding twin-arginine translocase subunit TatC — MPLSSMPILDEPASDTQWDQKEMPFTEHLRELRARLLISLATVGGIAVLLFIPSKDVIIWMVHTYFAGITLHAFGPADVIFTEFKFSVIGGIVVGLPVLIYQLWMFVVPAIHPRTRRMVYGFIAPSMLLAFAGLAFAHFLVIPRVVHALLGITDAVATPTFGVAPTINFVLILLGIFAIIFQMPIVLIGLARLGIVGSTSLRHYRRHAFFAFFVIGGIAAPDGNPMTMALIALPMYALYEISIWLILVLERSWHRRSLPTT; from the coding sequence GTGCCGCTTTCATCCATGCCGATACTCGACGAGCCCGCAAGCGATACGCAGTGGGATCAAAAAGAGATGCCCTTCACCGAGCATCTGCGGGAGCTGCGCGCGCGTCTCCTGATCTCGCTCGCGACCGTCGGCGGCATCGCCGTGCTGCTCTTCATCCCTTCGAAAGACGTGATCATATGGATGGTTCACACGTACTTCGCCGGCATCACCCTGCACGCATTCGGCCCAGCCGACGTCATCTTCACCGAGTTCAAGTTCTCCGTCATCGGCGGCATCGTCGTCGGCTTGCCCGTGTTGATCTATCAGTTGTGGATGTTTGTCGTCCCAGCCATTCATCCGCGCACGCGCCGCATGGTCTACGGCTTCATCGCGCCGTCGATGCTGCTCGCCTTCGCCGGGCTGGCATTCGCACACTTCCTCGTGATTCCGCGCGTCGTCCATGCGCTGCTCGGCATCACCGACGCGGTCGCCACGCCGACGTTCGGCGTCGCACCCACGATCAACTTCGTGCTGATCCTGCTCGGCATCTTCGCAATCATCTTTCAGATGCCGATCGTGTTGATCGGCTTGGCCCGCCTAGGCATCGTCGGCTCGACCTCGCTGCGGCACTATCGCCGGCACGCGTTCTTCGCATTCTTCGTGATAGGCGGCATCGCGGCTCCGGATGGTAATCCGATGACGATGGCGCTCATCGCGCTGCCGATGTACGCGCTCTACGAGATCTCGATCTGGCTCATTCTCGTGCTCGAGCGCTCGTGGCACCGGCGCAGCCTTCCCACCACGTGA
- the metG gene encoding methionine--tRNA ligase, which produces MEQRAYYVTTPIYYISGNPHIGHVYTTVVADVLARTARTAGPAFFLTGTDEHGQKVANAATAAGKTPQQWCDDLVPRWQSLFAAYHVAYDDFIRTTQPRHERVVQRVFETLRERGDVYLGKYEGWYCVFDETFWLESKLADGKCPTCGREVQWLSEDDWFFRLSKYGPRLLEHFRAHPDWVRPKSVYNEMMALLEEGVEDFSISRSTFDWGIPIPEGGGVIYVWFDALLNYISAIGWSVDDARFRTYWPAAVQLVGKEIARFHTIIWPAVLWAIGESAPELVFAHGWITVEGQKMGKSLGNAVDPFALADRFGADSLRYFLLREAPFGSDFSYSEEKIAQRHNNDLGNDLGNLAHRTLSMLQRYREGSVPAPGAAPVLAQFADLQQHMRTAILDLRFRDALESAWELVTTLNRAVEERKPWALYKEGRAQELDAFLYELCEGLRRLAMLLHPFMPERMEELWRRLGIGEAQIDDAWDAAFERRIAPGTRTILGDPLFPRLDLLEQ; this is translated from the coding sequence GTGGAGCAGCGCGCGTACTACGTCACGACGCCGATCTACTACATCAGCGGCAATCCGCACATCGGTCACGTCTACACGACGGTCGTGGCCGACGTCCTCGCGCGCACGGCACGAACCGCCGGACCGGCGTTCTTTCTCACGGGGACCGACGAACACGGGCAGAAGGTCGCGAACGCCGCGACCGCGGCCGGCAAGACGCCGCAGCAATGGTGCGACGATCTCGTTCCGCGCTGGCAGTCGCTCTTCGCCGCGTACCACGTCGCCTACGACGATTTCATTCGCACGACGCAACCGCGGCACGAGCGGGTGGTGCAGCGCGTCTTCGAGACGCTGCGCGAGCGCGGCGACGTGTACCTCGGAAAGTACGAAGGATGGTACTGCGTCTTCGATGAGACGTTTTGGCTCGAGTCGAAGCTCGCCGACGGGAAATGCCCGACCTGCGGGCGCGAGGTACAGTGGCTCTCGGAAGACGATTGGTTCTTTCGGCTCTCAAAATACGGACCGCGTCTGCTCGAGCACTTTCGCGCGCATCCCGATTGGGTGCGTCCGAAGAGCGTCTACAACGAGATGATGGCGTTGCTCGAGGAAGGCGTCGAAGACTTCAGCATCTCTCGCAGCACCTTCGATTGGGGCATCCCGATTCCGGAGGGCGGCGGCGTCATCTACGTCTGGTTCGACGCGCTGCTCAACTACATTTCGGCCATCGGCTGGTCCGTCGACGATGCCCGCTTTCGCACGTACTGGCCTGCGGCCGTGCAGCTCGTCGGCAAAGAGATCGCGCGCTTTCATACGATAATCTGGCCTGCCGTGCTGTGGGCGATCGGCGAGTCGGCCCCGGAGCTCGTCTTCGCGCACGGTTGGATCACGGTCGAAGGGCAAAAGATGGGGAAGAGCCTCGGCAACGCGGTGGATCCCTTTGCGCTCGCCGATCGTTTCGGCGCCGACTCATTGCGCTATTTTCTTCTGCGCGAAGCGCCTTTCGGCAGCGACTTCTCCTACTCCGAAGAGAAGATCGCGCAGCGTCATAACAACGACCTCGGCAACGATCTCGGAAATCTCGCGCACCGTACGCTCTCGATGCTGCAGCGTTACCGCGAAGGGAGCGTTCCCGCTCCGGGAGCCGCCCCCGTGCTCGCGCAGTTCGCAGATCTGCAGCAGCACATGCGCACGGCAATTCTCGACCTGCGCTTTCGCGACGCGCTCGAATCGGCGTGGGAGCTCGTCACGACGCTCAATCGCGCAGTTGAAGAGCGCAAGCCGTGGGCACTCTATAAGGAAGGACGCGCGCAGGAGCTCGACGCCTTCCTCTACGAGCTCTGTGAAGGGCTGCGGCGTCTGGCAATGCTGCTCCACCCCTTCATGCCCGAGCGCATGGAGGAGTTGTGGCGCAGGCTCGGCATCGGAGAGGCCCAGATCGACGACGCTTGGGATGCTGCATTCGAACGCCGCATCGCTCCGGGGACGCGAACGATCCTCGGCGACCCGCTCTTCCCTCGACTCGACCTGCTCGAGCAGTGA
- a CDS encoding TatD family hydrolase has protein sequence MIDSHAHVHDRAFDADRGAVIRRARDAGVAGVLTVGCDLEDSERAVATAREFGIVASIGIHPHEAKSAPDDVAAAFAPLLESPDVVAIGETGLDFYYDHSPRDMQERVLRAQIAIARERNLPLVFHVRDAHDRMIEILREERSPGMRGVIHCFTGNEEQARAYTGEFALHLGIGGVLTFATAANLRQAVRAVGIEPLLMETDAPYLAPVPMRGKRNEPAFVTYTAEQLAQTLGISPSTVAEVTTRNAGHLGFMR, from the coding sequence GTGATCGACAGCCACGCGCACGTCCACGATCGGGCGTTCGACGCAGATCGCGGCGCCGTGATCCGCCGCGCCCGCGACGCGGGAGTTGCCGGTGTCCTGACCGTCGGGTGCGATCTCGAGGACAGCGAGCGCGCGGTGGCGACGGCGCGGGAGTTCGGTATCGTTGCCTCGATCGGTATCCATCCGCACGAGGCCAAGAGCGCACCCGACGACGTTGCCGCTGCGTTTGCCCCGTTGCTCGAGTCGCCGGACGTCGTCGCGATCGGCGAGACCGGCTTGGATTTCTACTACGACCACAGCCCCCGCGACATGCAGGAGCGCGTCCTCCGCGCCCAGATCGCCATCGCCAGGGAACGCAATCTCCCGCTCGTGTTTCACGTCCGCGACGCGCACGACCGCATGATCGAAATCTTGCGTGAAGAGCGCAGCCCTGGGATGCGCGGCGTCATCCATTGCTTCACCGGGAACGAGGAACAGGCGCGCGCGTACACCGGCGAGTTCGCCTTGCATCTCGGCATCGGCGGCGTGCTGACGTTCGCGACGGCTGCGAATCTGCGCCAGGCGGTAAGGGCCGTCGGCATCGAGCCGCTGCTCATGGAGACCGATGCTCCGTATCTGGCGCCCGTTCCGATGCGCGGCAAACGCAACGAGCCCGCCTTCGTTACCTATACCGCCGAGCAGCTTGCGCAGACGCTCGGCATCTCGCCCTCTACGGTTGCGGAGGTCACGACGCGAAACGCCGGGCACCTCGGGTTCATGCGCTGA
- a CDS encoding TadE family protein — MQVSLRRRRHGERGQATIETAIFLPAFLLVLFGVIWTVQSSVISERAQIAVRFSGLVSDEANPYQQYSLGALYDGLPGIAPTEIYTCATPGPDALTNDPTNGTFPGPRSPSFFQPTGVVSGTCTPGPTHLSGGTMASPMLFVHTQSTVTTAVSVPSYLQSALGANQNLSATQNFFDGPDVQTILTCYAELGTAVEQSLQHTALNVSSPATPLPDSPNTAALTLSGSC; from the coding sequence GTGCAAGTGAGCCTGCGCCGGCGCCGCCACGGAGAGCGCGGCCAAGCGACGATCGAGACGGCGATCTTTCTGCCGGCATTCCTGCTCGTGCTCTTCGGCGTGATCTGGACCGTGCAGTCCTCGGTGATCAGCGAGCGCGCGCAAATCGCAGTGCGCTTCAGCGGCCTCGTCTCCGACGAGGCCAACCCGTATCAGCAGTACAGCCTCGGCGCGCTCTACGACGGGCTTCCCGGCATCGCCCCCACCGAGATCTACACGTGCGCCACGCCGGGGCCGGATGCCCTGACGAACGACCCCACCAACGGCACGTTCCCGGGGCCGAGATCGCCCTCGTTCTTCCAACCGACCGGCGTCGTGAGCGGCACATGCACGCCGGGCCCGACGCATCTCTCCGGCGGCACGATGGCATCGCCGATGCTCTTCGTGCACACGCAGTCGACCGTCACGACGGCCGTATCGGTACCGTCGTACCTGCAAAGCGCGCTCGGGGCAAACCAAAACTTGAGCGCGACGCAGAACTTCTTCGACGGCCCGGACGTACAGACGATCTTGACGTGTTACGCGGAGCTGGGTACCGCGGTCGAGCAGTCTCTCCAGCACACGGCGCTCAACGTCTCGAGCCCCGCAACGCCGCTGCCGGATTCACCGAATACCGCCGCGCTGACGCTCTCGGGATCCTGCTAA
- the rsmI gene encoding 16S rRNA (cytidine(1402)-2'-O)-methyltransferase, translated as MPLIVVPTPLGNLADVTLRAIQVLRECDLLVAEDSRVARTLLAGLKLPGREIWSYHAHNAAAATPKILERARHESVALTTDAGTPGISDPGNELIAAARAAGIAVEVLPGPSALVGAAVLSGFSLRRFLFEGFPARSSRARREQFARALASEATSVWFESPKRIRATLADLAAIAPDARVFLLREYTKLHEQQLLGSAADVAARLPEPVRGEIALVVEGAATVQAAPDAATLDAAIDALLAQGAPVSAIAKDLAGRGYGVRRHLYARATERKRDQKGLS; from the coding sequence ATGCCGCTGATCGTCGTTCCCACGCCGCTCGGCAACCTCGCAGACGTCACCCTCCGTGCGATCCAGGTCCTGCGCGAGTGCGATCTGCTCGTGGCCGAGGACTCGCGCGTCGCGCGCACGCTCCTGGCCGGGCTAAAACTGCCCGGCAGAGAGATCTGGAGCTATCACGCACACAACGCGGCCGCTGCGACACCGAAGATACTCGAGCGAGCGCGCCACGAGAGCGTCGCGCTGACGACCGACGCCGGCACGCCGGGCATCTCGGATCCCGGCAACGAGCTCATCGCCGCGGCGCGCGCCGCGGGCATCGCCGTCGAGGTGCTTCCCGGGCCGAGCGCGCTCGTCGGCGCAGCGGTGCTCTCGGGCTTCTCGTTGCGGCGCTTTCTCTTCGAAGGCTTCCCCGCGCGCTCAAGCCGCGCACGACGCGAGCAGTTCGCGCGCGCGCTCGCCTCGGAAGCGACGAGCGTGTGGTTCGAGTCGCCGAAGCGCATTCGCGCCACGCTCGCCGACCTCGCCGCCATCGCTCCCGATGCACGGGTCTTCCTCCTGCGCGAGTACACGAAACTGCACGAGCAGCAACTTCTCGGCTCGGCGGCAGACGTTGCCGCACGACTCCCGGAGCCCGTGCGCGGCGAGATCGCGCTGGTCGTCGAAGGCGCCGCAACCGTGCAGGCGGCACCGGACGCGGCGACGCTGGACGCCGCGATCGACGCGTTGCTCGCGCAAGGCGCCCCGGTGTCGGCGATCGCCAAAGATCTCGCCGGACGCGGTTACGGCGTGCGGCGTCACCTCTACGCGCGCGCGACTGAGCGCAAGCGCGACCAGAAGGGCCTTTCATAA
- a CDS encoding phospholipase D-like domain-containing protein, whose translation MVYLSSQAKLVLAIERAHDVTLVAYLLPRGPTFAALAAAARRGARVVVRLEGRPYYDARGGIRRLNRSVADDLAANGVDARLVDGDGSAPVHAKAALVDGRLYLDDVNFARGGEGTIVRDDARPDARALRDAIEGRSDPPRDGFALRKNDALALEAGLLGAAGGHAPVAVESESIGSGNAVYSALERLGAAGCAPRLLVSREALSAKERSLLGRLRAGGVSVRVCSSNEKFALAGSRAWVGSANATSAYLTPRQLDWGVRTPNPAIVDELRAHFEARWQSARALSA comes from the coding sequence ATGGTTTACCTCAGCTCGCAGGCGAAGCTCGTCTTGGCCATCGAGCGCGCGCACGACGTGACGCTCGTCGCCTACCTCCTACCACGCGGTCCGACGTTCGCAGCGCTTGCAGCAGCGGCACGGCGTGGCGCGCGCGTCGTCGTGCGACTCGAGGGCCGCCCGTACTACGACGCACGCGGCGGCATACGGCGCTTGAATCGATCGGTGGCCGACGATCTGGCCGCAAACGGCGTCGACGCCCGTCTCGTCGATGGCGACGGCAGCGCTCCGGTGCACGCCAAAGCGGCGCTCGTCGACGGCCGGCTGTACCTCGACGACGTCAACTTTGCGCGCGGCGGGGAAGGCACCATCGTTCGCGACGACGCGCGACCCGACGCGCGCGCGTTACGCGATGCGATTGAAGGACGCTCCGATCCGCCGCGCGACGGCTTCGCGTTGCGCAAGAACGATGCGCTCGCGCTCGAGGCCGGCCTTCTCGGTGCGGCAGGCGGGCACGCTCCCGTCGCCGTGGAGAGCGAGTCCATCGGCAGCGGTAATGCGGTCTACTCGGCGTTGGAACGCCTCGGCGCAGCGGGATGTGCACCGCGTCTGCTCGTCTCGCGCGAAGCGCTCTCCGCGAAGGAGCGCTCCCTGCTCGGGCGATTGCGAGCCGGCGGCGTTAGCGTGCGCGTCTGCAGCTCGAACGAAAAGTTCGCGCTCGCCGGGAGCCGCGCGTGGGTCGGCTCCGCGAACGCTACGTCGGCGTATCTTACGCCGCGTCAGCTCGACTGGGGCGTACGCACGCCCAACCCTGCCATCGTCGACGAGCTGCGCGCGCATTTCGAAGCGCGGTGGCAAAGCGCTCGCGCGCTCAGCGCATGA
- a CDS encoding pilus assembly protein TadG-related protein, translating to MNGIRWSSHAQRGQTFPIWAFGTLTVLTMLALAMSYGQMVAWQMRAMNAADAAARGMLSVQTTQWNETEAALHAAAVEEYRLRVTMNDLLEVIHGDGGCKGSTPSCATLYANLRQNYLDSLSRYTNDVAIVGRVSTPTWSNQVSLIQSALSQYQTNCGTASGGDCAFNYTLVEATPRPSTYTEDVYADCCNMVVGGGTSGHPKLDLTPMQIEIVACARVTPWMPTFWNWNGSAVNVVGRAAATSIQDTQEFMWVGSMVDPASSSSAVFQPSEYPESSDDQTAGFSNNDRYYRVDYGGNPNNTYNPGDPSTSDGSGGFTYSASHPGLYVADGWWSTMAIKPFAGALSAGSSFTCK from the coding sequence GTGAACGGCATTCGCTGGAGCTCCCATGCCCAACGCGGCCAAACGTTTCCGATCTGGGCGTTCGGGACGCTCACCGTGCTCACCATGCTCGCGCTCGCGATGAGCTACGGCCAGATGGTAGCATGGCAGATGCGCGCGATGAACGCAGCCGACGCAGCCGCCCGCGGCATGCTCTCGGTCCAAACGACGCAATGGAACGAGACCGAGGCCGCGCTGCACGCTGCGGCCGTCGAAGAGTATCGCCTGCGCGTCACGATGAATGACTTGCTCGAGGTGATCCACGGCGACGGCGGCTGCAAGGGCAGCACGCCGAGCTGCGCGACGCTCTACGCCAACCTGCGCCAGAACTACTTGGATTCGCTCAGCCGGTACACGAACGACGTCGCGATCGTCGGGCGCGTCTCGACGCCAACGTGGTCGAACCAAGTCTCGTTGATCCAGTCTGCGCTCTCGCAGTATCAGACGAACTGCGGTACCGCGAGCGGCGGTGACTGCGCCTTCAATTACACGCTCGTCGAGGCGACGCCTCGGCCCTCCACCTACACCGAAGACGTCTACGCAGACTGCTGTAACATGGTCGTCGGCGGCGGTACGAGCGGACATCCGAAGCTCGACCTGACGCCGATGCAGATCGAGATCGTAGCCTGCGCACGCGTGACGCCGTGGATGCCGACGTTCTGGAACTGGAACGGGAGCGCCGTCAACGTCGTCGGGCGCGCGGCGGCGACATCCATCCAAGACACGCAAGAGTTCATGTGGGTCGGCTCCATGGTCGATCCGGCGAGCTCGTCGAGCGCGGTGTTTCAGCCCTCCGAGTATCCGGAGAGCTCGGACGATCAAACGGCCGGATTCTCGAACAACGACCGGTACTACCGCGTCGACTACGGCGGAAACCCCAACAACACGTACAACCCCGGTGATCCGTCGACGTCCGACGGCAGCGGCGGCTTCACGTACAGCGCGAGCCATCCGGGACTCTACGTCGCGGACGGGTGGTGGAGCACCATGGCGATCAAGCCGTTCGCCGGAGCGCTCAGCGCGGGATCGAGCTTCACGTGCAAGTGA
- a CDS encoding polyprenyl synthetase family protein codes for MMHDVRDAPDPMEESALHDLVEHYFRASFTTENPIITEAVKRMLSAGGKRLRPRITLLAVQACGGDAVSALHLAAYMELIHVATLIHDDVVDRAATRRGVNATAIDFGNRTSVLAGDYLFAWIFKNVTANYPPPIPQVLSTTLAEICDGEVLQLHALGDLTTTLDDYLAIARRKTASLFAAAAECGALVGGGSPEQVAALRGFGEAYGVAFQMLDDLLDLTGESAALGKPVGNDLAEKKMTVPLILALARGDSAFRSAVRSFFTDASVPVERIIEAIERQGGVDATRDEIARHLALAKVALQPLPPSTAKQRLSGLADALLE; via the coding sequence ATGATGCACGACGTGCGCGACGCACCGGACCCGATGGAAGAGTCGGCATTGCACGATCTCGTGGAGCACTACTTCCGGGCGAGCTTCACGACGGAGAACCCGATCATCACGGAGGCCGTGAAGCGTATGCTCTCGGCGGGCGGCAAACGCTTGCGCCCACGCATCACCCTGCTCGCCGTCCAAGCCTGCGGCGGCGATGCGGTGAGCGCGTTGCATCTCGCCGCGTACATGGAGCTGATTCACGTTGCGACGCTCATCCACGACGACGTCGTCGATCGCGCCGCGACCCGGCGCGGCGTGAACGCCACCGCGATCGATTTCGGTAACCGCACGAGCGTGCTCGCCGGCGATTATCTCTTCGCGTGGATCTTCAAGAACGTCACCGCAAACTACCCGCCGCCGATTCCGCAAGTGCTTTCCACCACGCTCGCGGAGATCTGCGACGGCGAGGTCCTGCAACTGCACGCGCTCGGCGATCTCACGACGACGCTCGACGACTACCTTGCGATCGCGCGAAGGAAGACCGCCTCGCTCTTTGCCGCGGCTGCCGAATGCGGCGCTCTCGTCGGCGGAGGCAGCCCGGAGCAGGTTGCGGCGTTGCGCGGCTTCGGTGAAGCATACGGCGTCGCATTCCAGATGCTCGACGACTTGCTCGATCTCACCGGGGAGAGTGCGGCGCTCGGGAAGCCGGTCGGGAACGACCTCGCCGAGAAAAAGATGACCGTTCCATTGATCTTGGCACTCGCCCGCGGTGACTCCGCCTTTCGCAGCGCGGTACGCTCGTTCTTCACCGACGCAAGCGTACCGGTCGAGCGGATCATCGAAGCGATCGAGCGACAGGGGGGCGTCGACGCAACCCGAGACGAGATCGCACGCCACCTCGCTCTGGCCAAGGTTGCATTGCAGCCGTTACCGCCGAGCACGGCGAAGCAACGGCTGAGCGGTCTCGCCGACGCGCTCCTCGAATAA
- a CDS encoding cytochrome c biogenesis protein ResB: MTRALTRTLGNVTVGVALLALWGVLTLVGVVVEQGKDAATYFASYPAPIARAIMRLNFDDIYHSGWYLASVGLVLASMTVATFTKVIPRRLPPRRAVTIDAIPLHAHVTVPGNEASVRERVERFFSTRGWKIVRHDIEGTQWSFADRHNWARIGVLVNHTAILVIAAGTILYWARGFAGETAILTGQTAQIPQTHALIRLDRFAYTIAPVLTKGGMVYQPIDYVSHVTVVGRNGLPTPMVVRVNHPIDVDGTLVYQASYGFGMRVTVTHDGRPVPALSRHTLVEGDALSIPGTTRSVVYERFVPTVDRQTHMPSSDPRVTNPAVILSLQEDGTPLGAVLDPLRSPVDLGNGWRIVPQRAVLYSGFQYRYDPGVPLVAAGAVLLLIGLVISFYFLPARLHVRVDPAGKDASTVGLAATTVKGYDIFETQFQELVDELRKHVD, from the coding sequence GTGACGCGCGCGCTGACCCGGACCCTCGGCAACGTCACCGTCGGCGTCGCATTGCTCGCGCTCTGGGGAGTCCTCACGCTCGTGGGCGTCGTCGTCGAACAAGGAAAGGACGCCGCCACGTACTTCGCGTCCTATCCGGCACCGATCGCGCGCGCGATCATGCGGCTGAACTTCGACGACATCTACCATAGCGGATGGTACTTGGCGAGCGTCGGTCTCGTCCTCGCCTCGATGACGGTCGCGACCTTCACGAAGGTCATTCCACGCCGTCTTCCCCCTCGCAGGGCGGTCACGATCGACGCGATTCCGCTCCACGCGCACGTCACCGTTCCGGGCAACGAAGCGTCGGTCCGGGAACGCGTCGAGCGTTTTTTCTCGACCCGCGGCTGGAAGATCGTACGGCACGACATCGAGGGTACGCAGTGGTCGTTCGCCGACCGCCATAACTGGGCGCGCATCGGCGTGCTCGTCAACCACACCGCGATTCTCGTCATCGCCGCCGGCACAATTCTCTACTGGGCGCGCGGCTTTGCCGGCGAGACGGCGATTCTGACCGGTCAGACCGCGCAGATCCCGCAGACGCACGCGCTGATCCGGTTGGACCGCTTCGCCTACACGATCGCGCCGGTGCTGACCAAGGGTGGCATGGTCTATCAACCGATCGATTACGTCTCACACGTGACCGTCGTCGGTCGCAACGGCCTCCCTACCCCGATGGTCGTACGCGTCAATCACCCGATCGACGTCGACGGGACGCTCGTATACCAAGCCAGCTATGGTTTCGGTATGCGCGTCACCGTGACGCACGACGGGAGGCCGGTACCCGCGCTGTCGCGCCACACGCTCGTCGAGGGCGATGCGCTCTCGATTCCCGGAACGACGCGCAGCGTCGTGTACGAGCGATTCGTCCCGACGGTCGACCGCCAAACGCACATGCCGTCGTCCGATCCACGCGTCACCAACCCCGCGGTCATTCTCTCGCTTCAAGAAGACGGCACGCCGCTCGGCGCCGTGCTCGATCCCCTTCGCTCGCCGGTCGATCTCGGAAACGGATGGCGCATCGTGCCGCAGCGAGCCGTGCTGTACAGCGGCTTTCAGTACCGCTACGATCCCGGCGTTCCCCTCGTCGCGGCGGGCGCGGTACTGCTGCTGATCGGGCTCGTGATCTCGTTCTACTTCTTACCGGCTCGGCTGCACGTCCGCGTGGACCCGGCGGGCAAGGATGCGTCCACGGTGGGGCTCGCGGCCACGACCGTCAAAGGCTACGATATCTTCGAAACGCAGTTTCAAGAGCTCGTCGACGAGCTACGCAAGCACGTCGACTAA
- a CDS encoding twin-arginine translocase TatA/TatE family subunit: MFIHPAFALIDAPIIIGIVVIAALLFGADKLPKLARSAGQAKKEFMMGQAEADEAVLRAREEARRKAEAQKADIMEGVEAGSISGEAVPPPSDKGTLSS; encoded by the coding sequence ATGTTCATTCACCCCGCCTTTGCCCTCATCGACGCACCGATCATCATCGGCATCGTCGTCATAGCCGCGCTGCTTTTCGGCGCCGACAAGCTGCCGAAGCTCGCCCGTAGCGCCGGGCAAGCGAAGAAGGAGTTCATGATGGGCCAAGCAGAGGCCGACGAAGCCGTCCTTCGCGCACGCGAAGAGGCGCGCCGCAAGGCCGAGGCCCAGAAGGCAGACATCATGGAAGGCGTCGAGGCCGGCTCGATAAGCGGCGAAGCCGTTCCTCCCCCCTCCGACAAGGGGACGCTCAGCTCGTAA